In Anaerolineales bacterium, one DNA window encodes the following:
- the cyaB gene encoding class IV adenylate cyclase: MTAENGRETEVKFYVRDLKKIEVRLLELKAHLIQPRVHEINLRFDNPSGDLRRQFKVLRLRKDTEAKFTFKGPSEQRADGVLSRREIEFMVGDFEDAKQFLEILGFVPVVFYEKFRATHELNGVHIMLDELPYGEFVEIEGENVNSLRAVARLLGLNWEAAIPIGYHRLFESVAGKYNLDVSQLSFEAVKPVRVSAEDLNIVPAD, encoded by the coding sequence ATGACTGCCGAAAATGGGCGGGAAACCGAAGTCAAGTTTTATGTGCGGGATCTAAAAAAGATCGAAGTGCGCCTTCTTGAATTGAAGGCGCACTTGATTCAACCGCGCGTACATGAGATAAACCTGCGCTTTGACAATCCCAGCGGTGATCTGCGAAGGCAATTCAAAGTCCTGCGTTTGCGAAAAGATACAGAAGCGAAATTCACATTCAAAGGTCCCAGCGAGCAACGCGCGGACGGCGTGCTCTCCCGCAGGGAAATCGAGTTCATGGTCGGCGATTTCGAGGACGCAAAACAATTTCTCGAAATACTCGGTTTTGTTCCCGTGGTGTTTTATGAAAAATTCCGCGCCACGCACGAGTTGAACGGCGTTCACATCATGCTGGATGAACTACCCTATGGCGAGTTCGTCGAGATTGAAGGGGAGAACGTCAACTCACTACGGGCAGTCGCGCGACTGCTCGGCTTGAATTGGGAGGCAGCCATCCCGATCGGATATCACAGGCTGTTCGAGTCTGTCGCGGGAAAATACAACCTGGACGTATCGCAATTGAGTTTCGAAGCGGTGAAACCTGTCCGCGTCAGTGCGGAGGACCTAAACATCGTGCCTGCGGATTAA
- a CDS encoding biotin/lipoyl-containing protein: MKYVTTIDDREFEIEVVDERHIRIGDRLLQVDFESVSGQPVFSLLLDGKSYESFVYQGDEDWQVLLRGRQYQVNVEDEREKRLKAAAGGGVAEGGEFHLKAPMPGLVVSVLVEEGQEIQKGQVMLILESMKMQNELKAPRDGTMGRIRVKAGESVEQKQTLLSLQ; the protein is encoded by the coding sequence ATGAAATATGTTACTACCATTGACGACAGGGAATTTGAGATCGAGGTTGTGGATGAACGTCACATCCGCATTGGCGACCGCCTGCTTCAAGTGGACTTTGAATCCGTGAGCGGACAGCCTGTCTTCTCCCTGTTATTGGATGGCAAATCATACGAGTCTTTCGTCTATCAGGGAGATGAAGACTGGCAGGTGCTCTTGCGCGGACGCCAGTATCAGGTCAATGTTGAGGATGAACGGGAAAAGCGTCTTAAAGCAGCGGCAGGCGGAGGGGTCGCAGAGGGAGGTGAATTCCATCTCAAAGCGCCCATGCCCGGGCTTGTGGTAAGCGTCCTTGTGGAGGAAGGTCAGGAGATCCAAAAAGGACAGGTCATGCTGATCCTTGAATCCATGAAGATGCAGAATGAACTCAAAGCCCCGCGTGACGGGACCATGGGGCGCATTCGTGTGAAAGCTGGCGAAAGCGTGGAGCAAAAACAGACCCTGTTGAGTTTGCAATGA
- the accC gene encoding acetyl-CoA carboxylase biotin carboxylase subunit produces the protein MFKKVLIANRGEIAVRIIRACRELGIDTVAVFSEADRNALHVRYADEAYLLGPAPSRESYLRADKILDIAKQSGTDAIHPGYGFLAEREDFAATCAELKINFIGPKPSSIAAMGDKGKARATVIKAGVPVVPGTEAVGNMTDEDLLKTAPTIGFPLLIKATAGGGGKGMREVKSLEEMPTLLQSARREAESSFGDGNVYLEKLVEGARHIEFQIMADSHGNVIHLGERECSIQRRHQKLLEEAPSPFLDDELREKMGSVAVKAAQAVDYVNAGTIEFLVDKDRNFYFLEMNTRLQVEHPVTEMVTGVDIVAEQIRVARGRQLSYTQEQIQTNGHAIECRVNAEDPFNGFMPSTGRITHSLLPTGPGVRVDTGVYPGFEITPYYDPMIAKLIVWGETRAQAILRMRRALEEYRIVGVRTNIPFHQTLMDSHRFMGGQFDTRFVEERFSMEGSSEIKNSSAEIAAILATLVAHKQTERSAQIVRRNERDTSNWKWVGRWERMHR, from the coding sequence ATGTTCAAAAAAGTCCTGATTGCAAACCGAGGCGAGATCGCAGTGCGCATCATCCGTGCCTGCCGTGAACTTGGCATTGACACCGTCGCTGTTTTTTCTGAAGCCGACCGCAATGCGCTTCACGTGCGTTATGCGGATGAAGCCTATTTGCTGGGCCCCGCGCCTTCACGGGAATCCTATCTGCGGGCGGATAAAATTCTGGACATTGCCAAACAGTCCGGCACAGATGCCATCCACCCCGGCTATGGGTTTCTGGCGGAACGTGAAGACTTCGCCGCAACCTGCGCAGAGTTGAAAATCAATTTTATCGGTCCAAAGCCATCCTCCATTGCGGCGATGGGCGATAAAGGCAAGGCACGCGCAACGGTGATCAAGGCCGGTGTGCCGGTTGTGCCCGGCACGGAGGCTGTTGGCAACATGACCGATGAAGACCTGCTGAAGACCGCACCAACAATTGGCTTTCCGTTGCTGATCAAAGCCACTGCCGGAGGCGGCGGAAAAGGCATGCGGGAGGTAAAAAGCCTGGAGGAAATGCCGACCCTGCTCCAGTCCGCAAGACGCGAGGCGGAATCCTCCTTCGGCGACGGGAATGTCTATCTGGAAAAACTGGTTGAAGGTGCACGCCATATCGAATTCCAGATCATGGCGGATTCACATGGCAACGTGATCCATCTCGGTGAGCGCGAATGTTCCATCCAGCGCCGCCATCAGAAACTTTTGGAAGAGGCGCCGTCCCCTTTCCTCGATGATGAGCTGCGTGAAAAAATGGGGAGCGTTGCCGTGAAAGCCGCACAGGCCGTGGATTATGTCAATGCCGGCACCATCGAATTTCTTGTGGATAAGGACCGTAATTTTTATTTCCTAGAGATGAATACGCGCCTGCAGGTGGAACATCCCGTGACCGAAATGGTGACCGGTGTGGATATCGTGGCGGAACAAATCCGCGTCGCACGGGGCCGGCAGCTGAGTTATACACAGGAACAGATCCAAACCAATGGGCATGCGATCGAGTGCCGCGTGAACGCCGAAGATCCGTTCAATGGCTTCATGCCGTCCACGGGGCGGATCACGCACAGCCTGCTGCCCACCGGACCCGGTGTACGCGTGGATACGGGCGTTTATCCAGGCTTCGAGATCACACCCTATTACGATCCCATGATCGCGAAATTGATCGTGTGGGGTGAGACACGCGCCCAAGCCATTTTGCGAATGCGCCGCGCGCTGGAGGAATACCGCATCGTCGGCGTACGGACGAACATCCCCTTCCATCAAACCCTGATGGATTCTCACCGCTTCATGGGCGGTCAGTTTGATACCCGTTTTGTGGAAGAACGATTCTCGATGGAGGGCTCTTCCGAAATCAAGAATTCGAGCGCCGAGATTGCCGCCATCCTTGCCACGCTGGTCGCTCACAAACAAACTGAGCGCTCGGCTCAAATCGTCCGCCGCAACGAGCGTGACACAAGCAACTGGAAATGGGTCGGCCGCTGGGAACGAATGCACCGCTAA
- a CDS encoding acyl-CoA carboxylase subunit beta, giving the protein MSKQSKIQKLNDTRIQSRLGGGQARIDAQHKKGRLTARERLDLLLDKGSFREVDPFVVHRTHDFGLNEQKFMSDSVVTGWGTVEGRLVYVYSQDFTVFGGSLGEVHAEKICKIMDMAMKNGAPIIGLNDSGGARIQEGVVSLAGYADIFLRNTMASGVIPQISAIMGPCAGGAVYSPALTDFIFMTRNTSYMFVTGPDVVKTVTHEEVTQEELGGAGVHSEKSGVCHIAADSEADTLYLIRKLLGYLPQNNMEDAPFVPSDDPLRMDEGLNEIVPDDANKPYDIKEVIRMIVDSGQFFEIHENYAQNVVVGFARLGGHSVGIVANQPAVLAGVLDIDASEKAARFVRFCDAFNFPIITFEDVPGFLPGTFQEHHGIIRSGAKLLYAYCEATVPKLTVITRKAYGGAYCVMSSKHIRGDVNLAWPTAEIAVMGPDGAVNIIFRKELDAAKDPVKRKAELVAEYKEKFANPYVAAQRGYIDDVIEPKETRPRLINALEMLSNKRDANPAKKHGNIPL; this is encoded by the coding sequence ATGAGCAAACAATCTAAAATCCAAAAACTGAATGACACGAGAATACAATCGCGACTTGGCGGAGGCCAGGCGCGGATTGACGCGCAGCATAAAAAGGGGCGCCTGACCGCGCGCGAACGCCTTGACTTATTGCTGGATAAAGGCTCGTTCCGCGAAGTGGACCCATTTGTAGTTCACCGCACGCATGATTTCGGGTTGAACGAACAAAAATTCATGAGCGACTCCGTCGTGACGGGCTGGGGCACTGTGGAAGGGCGGCTCGTGTATGTGTACTCGCAGGATTTTACCGTTTTTGGGGGGAGTCTTGGCGAAGTTCATGCCGAAAAGATATGCAAGATCATGGACATGGCCATGAAGAACGGTGCGCCGATCATCGGTTTGAACGATTCGGGCGGCGCGCGCATTCAGGAGGGCGTGGTTTCGCTTGCGGGTTATGCAGATATCTTCCTGCGCAACACCATGGCTTCAGGCGTCATTCCACAAATTTCCGCCATCATGGGGCCGTGCGCCGGCGGCGCCGTATACTCCCCTGCATTGACGGATTTTATTTTCATGACGCGCAATACCTCCTACATGTTCGTCACGGGACCGGATGTTGTAAAAACCGTGACTCATGAAGAGGTAACCCAGGAGGAGCTTGGCGGCGCGGGCGTGCATTCCGAAAAATCCGGGGTATGCCACATCGCCGCGGACAGTGAAGCGGATACGCTGTACCTCATCCGCAAACTGCTTGGGTATCTGCCTCAAAACAACATGGAAGACGCGCCATTTGTGCCGAGCGATGACCCCCTGCGCATGGATGAGGGTCTGAACGAGATTGTCCCTGATGATGCGAACAAACCATACGACATCAAGGAAGTCATCCGCATGATCGTGGATAGTGGACAATTCTTCGAGATCCACGAGAACTACGCCCAGAATGTCGTGGTTGGATTTGCACGCCTCGGCGGACACTCCGTCGGTATTGTCGCAAACCAGCCTGCGGTCCTGGCGGGCGTTTTGGATATTGATGCAAGTGAAAAAGCGGCCCGCTTCGTGCGTTTTTGCGATGCCTTCAATTTCCCGATCATCACGTTTGAAGATGTGCCCGGTTTCCTGCCGGGCACCTTCCAGGAACATCACGGCATTATTCGTTCCGGCGCCAAATTGCTTTATGCCTACTGCGAAGCAACGGTGCCGAAATTGACTGTCATCACCCGCAAGGCATACGGCGGTGCGTACTGCGTGATGTCGTCCAAGCACATCCGCGGTGACGTGAACCTTGCCTGGCCCACCGCCGAAATCGCGGTGATGGGACCGGACGGCGCGGTAAACATCATCTTCCGCAAGGAGCTTGATGCCGCAAAGGATCCCGTTAAAAGGAAGGCCGAATTGGTTGCGGAATATAAGGAAAAATTTGCCAATCCGTATGTTGCTGCACAACGGGGATATATTGATGATGTGATCGAGCCGAAGGAAACCCGCCCGCGTTTAATCAACGCGCTGGAAATGTTGAGCAACAAACGCGATGCAAATCCCGCCAAAAAGCACGGGAATATCCCGCTATAA